The window CTAGAGCTAATCCAAAATTTTCAGAAGCTTCTAGAAATCTTTTCATGGGCTCAGAATATTTTATTTGGTTTCTTGCAATGTGTACGACTTTTAAAATAATTTTCTTGCTTTAAAATTTTTATAAGATTTTTCTATATTTGCTTTGGACAAAATATTTATTCCCAAAATATATTCCCTAACGGATCGGGGCGAATTTGCAAGGCTGGCTTTGGCCCAGGCGAGCACGCAACCACTCCTGGCCCGTTTCGAGCCTAACCGCTCCTATAATTATGCATTCAATTTTTCATTTAAAATCGGGTGTGACATGCAAATTAGTAAAAGCTTGTTTGCAAGAACAAGATTACTCTATAGGAATATTTAGATTTCAAAAGGCCTTCACCTTGAACAAGGTGCCTGGAGTTTGAGCTAATATCCACGCTTTCGTATAAGGTAGGGTTGCATTCTACTCTCTTCACCTCTTTAGGGGTGCAAGATGAGATAGTGACAACTGAAATAGAAGGAGACGAAGTCCAACTAAGATGAGAGCATCCGAGCGAAAAAATAGGATGGTTCAATTGTGGTGAAACTTGTATGTTGGGCGAATTGTTTTATGTTTGAACTGtagtaattttttttatctataACTAAGTTTTACATGATCCAGTAAGTATGAAATTTTACTACAATTCAAACATAAAATAATTTTGCCACTATAAAAGTTTCACCATAATCCTACTGTAGAAGCTGCCGTTATGAATTATTCTagttaattataaaaaaatatagatcTAAAGTTACagttaaaattttgtactaagtTTACATATCATATATTCACTATGTAAATCTATTCATGTGAAATCCAATAAAATTGAATTTTATAGTTATTATTGTTTTTATAATTtagtattattttttttgaaaattcagCCAAAATAAcacgaaaaagaaaaagataaaaccatttagaaatttatttgaccaattttaaaaaattcataacaTAGTTTAGGGATGATGTTCGGTTCACTTAAACTGGTTGGCTGGCTGGTACTGTAACTATAGTACCACTGGGTATGAATTTCTACGTACAACCGAGTTTCTACCACAATtaattgctatagtaaccaGCCACTACGATAACTACCCTCTCACAAAATCAGACCAACCAGTAAATCAGCCAAGCCGGGGTTAGGCTGAACTCACCGGTGGGAGTGGGAGGGAGGTGGGAGGCTGACGTGGACGCTGACGTGGACGTTCTTTTCACTGTTTGTACTGTAGCATATACTGTTTGCAGTGTGGAGTTTGAAATAGGAGGTGGGATGGGAGATGAGATGGGTAGGCTGGTGAGTTCAGCCTTAAGCGAACCGAGCAGGGTGCATGTTGATTTTCGCGGGCCAGCCGTGTCAGTGGCCACACTCATGACTCATTCCTGAGGAAGGAAAAATAGAACGAAATTTCTCGCGGCCTCCTCCCGGCGAGGTTCCCATCCAGatggcggcgccagcggcggacGAGGCCTGGTGCCGGGAGACGGTGCCGCGGGTGATGGAGCTGGTGAGCCCGCGCCTCCCGCAGCGGGATGTCtgcgcgctgctcgccgtcagCCCCTGGTGCTACCGCGCCCTCGTCGCCAACCCCGGGCTCTGGGAGGTGCGCATCGCACCTAACTGTTCCCCAACCACCGATTCAGCTCTGGTAGCCTGTTTTAGCTCGTGTGTAGAAGAGGATCATCTATCGGAGTTTCTACGCCCGTGCTCCCCTTGCTACGGACTGTAGGGAATGAGATTAAACCGGCCATGTTGCGCGCTTTGTCACCGCCTGCTGTTGTGTCTGTCTGATTGCTGTATGATATGAGCGTAGATGCTTCCGTTTTCTGAAGACACTTGTGCTCGCTTGTGTTTTCCTTTGATGCTGCACGCATGAGTTATCGGTTCTAATTTGTGGGGCTAATTAGTTTTTCAGCAGGAACTGCTGTTATTATGCTTTGATTCCGCAACCAGTGACACCTCCTCATGATTTGGTTTTGGCTTATTGGAGTCACATTCAACATATGGAATCCATACTGACCTCTAATAAGGTTCAGTACTTAGTAATAGCATGTAGCTGCTAGTTCAACGCTAATTGTTTGTCATTGAACTGCCTTTTGCATTACTGTGGCCACTCCTACCTTATTGGAATGCCTCCTGCCTATTTTGTGCTCTGTATGCATATAACTGTGTCCTATGTTCCGGTTAAGTCCATTTAGCTTAATGCTTGTCCTTTTTAACTAATATTATTTTTTGGAGTATATCATCAATATATTTTCCCTGTTAAATGAAGGTACTTGATCTCCGTGAGATGAAGAATGCCGGTGACCGACTTATTTCAGCACTTTCCCTGGTAATCATAATTCtagtcttttatttttttttcttctgcatGGTACTTTGTGCTACTTTGCTGCTAATACCATGTATATTTATTGGGGCAGAAGTCTGCCACTAGCTTTTGTCATACACACTTTACGCCTTCAGGTTTTTGTCCTGTTTGAGTAGCTTTTGACGATGCACTTCTATTCTTATCTAGGCAAGGTATCGTCATCTGAAAGTACTGAACCTTGAATTTGCGCAAGATATTGAGGACCGGCACTTTATTCATCTAAAAGAAATGGTAGGATTTGCTCTCACTTTATACTTTAAGTAAATTTTAGGTATAATGCTGCAACTCTAGTTGTTCATTACAGAGTGGTATCTCACTGGAAAATTTAGAGTTCCTGAACCTGAATGCATGTCAAAAAATCTCTGACAAAGGAATTGAAGCTGGTACCTGTCTTTGTCCTAATCTTCAGGGCCTTTCTATCTACTGGATCGTGGGGTATATCTCTTACTGAATGTTTACATTGCTGAATATGACTTGTGTTTCTAATTGCTGGACATGTTGCTGCCTTAGACTGACGGACTCAAGCATTGTCCACATTACAAAGAACTGCAGGCATATAGTGGACCTCAACTTGAGTGGCTGTAAGGTAATCGTGTGTTTTTTCCTTACTTTATATCATTTTGTTCTTCTGCTGTTATTTTCTTGAATAATGAATTGTTTGAACTATAAAATCGTCTTTGGCAATGTCTATCTCCAAATAACAGTGTGTGTGATAATTTTCTTCTCTTGTttaaatcttactattactgttggtccagtgataaagcccccctctcccccactctaacacctgggttttagggtcggagtggctagagggggtggtctaagttggtaccagagccaggtcccgggttcgaaacccaccggccacgcatttcttccgctgcgcgatttcccctgcggGGTTCGCTGAgaccagcagccagcagccacaggcgcggcgcggctcgctcgccgtagggggaatgttggtccagtgataaagccccccctctcccccactctaacacctggattttagggtcggagtggctagaGGGGGTGGTCTAAGTATTACTACTATGAATGTTTAATTTGAGGCATGTACATGATATATACGTAGCTTACTTTCATTGTTTATCTTTGAAAGTATGCAATAGGAGATTGTTTTACTTAGTTCAGGAGGATGTGCAAATTATATCCCTGTTTTGTGGTGGTTTATTATTCCAAAGTATTCAATCTTTCTTGAACATTGTGCTGAAAATAGAATCATGGTACAGAGAAAGAAAAGTATAATTTGTTATGCAATACTGGTTTGCACGAGTTATTAACTAGTTGCAGCCTACATTGAAGTTCTTATTCATTAGAGCAGAACATGGTTATaacgaaacattaaatatagactGTAACTTACATGTCACAATCTCATTACCAGTTTTCCTGTCTTTTGCTCCTTCAGTCAACCACGTATATTGTGCTTTCATACGTTTGCTATGATAGAACAACAAGTCATTATAATTTGTTGCAAATACAGAATATCTCAGATAAAGGAATGCGGCTAATTGCTAATAGTTACCCGGGACTAAAGAAATTGAACATAACCAGGTATGGTCAAATTCCTGGAGTAAATCCAGCACAAAAAGAGTAGACGTTAACACATTGTTCACTCAAATTTTGTGGTAGTTTGAGTAGAATCAGAATTTGACATCTAAATTTCCTGTATGCTAAACTTTCTAGGTGTGTTAAGTTGACAGATGATGGGCTTAAAGAAGTGCTTCAGAAATGTTCCTCACTTGAAAGCTTGAACCTTTATGCCCTTTCGAGGTAAAATTGAAGAAAACTAATGTTATAGCAGATGTATCTAGCAGTGAGTAGGGTATCTAACAACTTACCTCACATCATGCAGTTTTTCTGACAAGGTTTATAAGGAAATAGGATTGTTAAGTAATCTTACATTTCTAGACCTATGTGGTGCTCAGGTAATCATTATCATATTTAAGTTGAACTCTCAAGCCATTTTTTTGTTCATAATCTACTAATACAGAATTTCCAGAATCTATCTGACAATGGTCTTGTATGCATATCAAGATGCAGAGGTCTAACGTATCTCAATTTGACTTGGTAATCAAGAGCAAACTTTGCTATCTCTTTCTTTTTGGTGATCAAGTGAGATTCTGTTTACCGAACTCTGCAATCACTATCTGACAGGTGTGTACGTGTTACTGACACTGGTGTTGTAGCTATTGCGCAAGGGTGCCAGTCCCTTGAACTGCTAAGGTAACATGGTAGTATTGTCCAAACGATAGTGCATTTGTCGTGTCCTGTTCTTACATGCACCCTCTGTTTGGTATCTATGCAGTTTGTTTGGAATAGTTGGGGTAACTGATGCCTGCCTGGAGGCTTTATCAAAATCTTGCTCGCACAGCCTCACAACACTCGATGTAAATGGCTGCATCGGCATTAAGGTGTGACGACTTGAGATTTGAGAAGTATCTGTGATTACACTTTTGCTTTAATAATTTCAGCGTAGTTCCACTTATCACAACCCTTGCTTCCCATGATGCTATTTgatgatgttttggtatgtagTTTTGGGTTCTGAAGGTTTTTAATGTTGTCATTTTTGTACTTGGGTATGTTTGGCAGAGGAGGAGCCGGGATGACCTGCTTAAGTTGTTCCCAAAGCTGAGTTGCTTCAAAGTGCACAGCTAGCAGCCACTCCAGATTCTCCCCGGTTTGCTTGAATCGGCGTCAAACTCGTGTGTGAAAGATCTTGCTCCCATGAGTGAGCGAAGCAGCAAGGCAGTTTTTGGCATCAGCATCAGCAGCTCGTTACGTTCCTGTGTTGCTGGGAGCAAGATGAGTGATTCAATTTGTACCGAATGTTTCTTAGAAGTTAGGACGCTTGACAATCCCAGTACATTTGTAATTTGTTATCTTTGTCCATTTTGTATGGGTTCAGTTGTACCAACTCTGTGGTGCCATTTTGCTGCTGTCGCAGTTTGTATGGCTTCCGTCAGTAGTCCATCTTGTGTTGCGCAGAGCAAACTATGGCCATGTGAATCGTTCAACTCGGTGGAAGAGAGACATGTGTATTCCAAACAGTAAACTTCTGTAAAGTTTTCCTTGACAAGAGGGAGAAACGATGATTGGAGACAACAAAAACATGCTACAGTGACAGAAAAAAACCATCTAGGGCTAGTTTGGCTGCGCAGGTAAAGAAGCACAGGCAAGGGTGATTTTTGTGACCATTCCTTGCCCTGGGCGGCCATTCCCACCCAGGTTTACTGTTCCCTGCCACTATTTGGGTACAGAGGGGGTAAAAATCCCAGATTGCAAACATAGTCTCAAAAGATCAGAAAAATCAATAATAATGACATCTCATCacgtttttgtagaaacatcaCAGATGTGAAAGGATcaaaagaaaaagtttgccttaCAGTACAAACATGAtaatttccaatcaaataagaTAACACAGGACAAATGTCTGCTAAATCCGGTACATCCCACCTGTCAATGCACTAGCTAAAAGATACAtgggaacaaaataaaaagaccaAGATCAGTAATTGTATTTAATTGATCACACAGCATCGCCATTGCATATAACTGGGGCTAGCTCCTGCTCACTAGTACTCACTGCTCTCTAAAGTAATCATTTCTGGGTGCACTAACTTGCTAACCCTTTGTGACACCCTAACTCTCCCTGCCATCGAGAGAATTCATGTTGCAAATTGTTACGATGAGCTACGATTCCTCCATGGGGAAAGATTTGGaacttttccttttctaatggTTTTGCACATTGGGTACTGCCCACATCGCAGCTGTCACTGGCATAGTGGAATAGTATTACCATCATCCCTTCTATTACTCATAGAATTCTGTGGAGATTAGTCTGCCTGGTTTCCCAGCTGCCTGGAGAACCTTACTTCTCCCCAGTCACCCCAGATGGTTTCATGTGACCTGCTGCATTAGCTAAGCCTGGCTGAACCCTTAGCCACCTATCCAAACACAGCCAGTGTCCAATTCCAGGCCACTGACTCGAATCTAATCACTCAGGTATTTGTGGATTCAGAATTGTCCACACCTTGTATCTTGGTGGACGAGAACCgattgaaaacaaaaagatgGGTACACATTAGAGGATGTCCAATGTTGAAGGAACTACGTCAGCCTGTGTGCCGATGGAGGGATTAGATCTCCGCATTCTGTCCCTTGGGTACGTGTGTCCACATTTGTTCTTACAACTTTTAGCCTGATTCCTAGTCAAATATATTTCTCCGATCCTAAATTTCAACAATGTTAGTCCAACAGCGGAAGTAGTCAAACAGATGATTCTTCATGAGTTCACGCTTCACGGCGGATCCAACACCGGGTCTAGGGGGGTCCAGTCCCTCCTAGACCTGAAAAAATAATGGAGCCCCCCCCCTTTATTTTTGAGAAGttagaagaagaaagagaaggggaggaagaagaaagagaaggggaggaaggagaaatcGGCCCCTCCCTTAATCATTTCTGGATCCGCCACTTGTTCACCATGCTTTTGCGTAGGGCAACAAATAGCTACTTCCCTGCTATTAGTGATTGGCTCAACAGATTTAATTTGTAAACAATATGTAAATCAATGGCTAGCTTTCTCTTAGGAGAGTTAGTGCTGCGTAGTCGTAAACTTTATTTCAGTTGTTTGAGATCTAAGTACTGTGACTTTATTCCTACTAGAGATGTTAATTAGCTACCCTTAAATGCCCCTCCAACCCCCCTTaattcaaattttgtgctaTTTCTCCAAATTTGAATCTCATTTTGAAGAAgtaatacaaaattttgaactaaagagggttggaggggcaTCTAAGGGTCACTAATTTGCACCCCAAATTCCTACAACTCTCTTGGTTTGTGCTGGGATGTTGAACGTTGTAATTTTTGTTTGATTCTACAATTAGGCAGATGAAGCCGGATTTTcaatccattatctaaaaatgtGAACTCCCTGCACCCCTGTTgtcctttttcttcctcttccgtacactttatttttatttattaatatAACCGGCATACCACGTCGGTTTTGGTTGCTTACATGGCGCGTTTGGGATCTCGGATAGACCATCTAACATAGTTTAGGGACCTAAATGGACAATTTGAGAGTTCAGGGGTCTAGGTGAAACTTCGGGACAAGTTTGGGGACAtggggtgcaatttactctcaTCCATGACATAATATACCTCAAATAACAAGAAAAAGCTTTCAAAAGAGTATAGATATTCAACACGTTCCATCCACCAATGGTACTTTTCTCTAGTGAATTTGGTAGTCTCTCTCTCCCTTACTTTTTTGAAAGGTGAATTTGATACTCTCCTTCATGCATAATATGGTGCTATGTTGAATTCATGCTCTCGTTGCAGCGAACAGTTTTACTTTGTCTAATTTTGGAGATTAATCTTGTTTGGCTGAATAATATTCTCTTGTTTACTTGAAGATTATACTGATTCATGTGATGGAGCGACTAGATGCAAAACTTGAAGACCGAGGGGGAATGCCAAAGAGTAAAATACATGAATAACCATTATACTTATCAGCCCGTTTCAATTTGGCCATCAGGCCTAGAAAAGTGTAAATCGTGGCCACTAGACTTGTTGACTATGTTAATTTGGCCATTGTACTTAGTAACCTCTAAATCTTGGCCACTAAAACTTGCCTT is drawn from Panicum virgatum strain AP13 chromosome 1N, P.virgatum_v5, whole genome shotgun sequence and contains these coding sequences:
- the LOC120655412 gene encoding F-box protein At3g58530-like isoform X1 yields the protein MAAPAADEAWCRETVPRVMELVSPRLPQRDVCALLAVSPWCYRALVANPGLWEVLDLREMKNAGDRLISALSLARYRHLKVLNLEFAQDIEDRHFIHLKEMSGISLENLEFLNLNACQKISDKGIEAGTCLCPNLQGLSIYWIVGLTDSSIVHITKNCRHIVDLNLSGCKNISDKGMRLIANSYPGLKKLNITRCVKLTDDGLKEVLQKCSSLESLNLYALSSFSDKVYKEIGLLSNLTFLDLCGAQNLSDNGLVCISRCRGLTYLNLTWCVRVTDTGVVAIAQGCQSLELLSLFGIVGVTDACLEALSKSCSHSLTTLDVNGCIGIKRRSRDDLLKLFPKLSCFKVHS
- the LOC120655412 gene encoding F-box protein At3g58530-like isoform X2; the encoded protein is MAAPAADEAWCRETVPRVMELVSPRLPQRDVCALLAVSPWCYRALVANPGLWEVLDLREMKNAGDRLISALSLARYRHLKVLNLEFAQDIEDRHFIHLKEMSGISLENLEFLNLNACQKISDKGIEAGTCLCPNLQGLSIYWIVGLTDSSIVHITKNCRHIVDLNLSGCKNISDKGMRLIANSYPGLKKLNITRCVKLTDDGLKEVLQKCSSLESLNLYALSSFSDKVYKEIGLLSNLTFLDLCGAQNLSDNGLVCISRCRGLTYLNLTWCVRVTDTGVVAIAQGCQSLELLSLFGIVGVTDACLEALSKSCSHSLTTLDVNGCIGIKRSRDDLLKLFPKLSCFKVHS